The genome window CGGCCAACGACGGCGGCAAGGGGCGCAACAACGGATCGTTGGCCAGCAGCAAGAGCGCCGGGCGCTCATCCCCCATCGGCCGCCAGAGGGCCAGGGTCTCGCTCGGCGACTCGACCAGCCGGGGTTCGGCGGGTTCTTTCAGCAGCGCGGTGAAGCTTCGCGGGGGGATTTCGGCAACGACGGCGGTATTCGTATCCGGAGCGGCGGATTCCTGCCGTTGCGGTTCGCAGGCGCATAGGCTCAATAGCAAGAAAAGCAGCAGAGGACGCATAATGACGAATCCTTTCCAAAATTGCCGTAGGATGCGGTGACGCAGGAACCGCATCATCATGAAGGCACCAGCATCCGCAAACCTTCGTCCTACCTGCCAACCGTAGCTTCCGCCCGCTCCAGACGCACCCCATGCACCCGACCGTCACGGGCGCCGAAGATAACCTGATCGCCGACCACCAGAGGCGGAGACTGAATGGCGCCGCCGACTGTCCAGTTCGCTACCTCCTCGCCGCTGTCGACGCCGATGAGGTGCAAAACGCCGTCGTTGTCGCCGACCAGCAACCGCCCGTCATGAAGGGTCGGGGTGGCGTAGACCGGGCCCAGCCCGGCGCGGCGCCAGATCACCGTCCCCGTGACGGCATTGAGCTTCCACAGGGTGCCGCCGGCGGTGGCCAGGTAGACCGCCCCGTCGGCAACCAGCGGCGCGGCGTAGTAGCAAGGCTCCCCCAGTTCCCGTCGCCAACGCAAATGACCGTCAGCGTCGTAGGCGCTCAGTCGACCTGCCCGCTCGACCACCAGCGGCCCGCCCTCCGCCAGCGCCGGGGTCGCGAGCAGCGGACTTCCGTGGTTCACCCGCCAGAGCAGGGTGCCGTCGAGGCCGACGGCGGCCAGGGTGCCGTCGCCGCTCGCCACATAAAGCCGCTCCCCGGCCACAGCGGGAGCGCAGCGCAACGGCCGACCGATCTCCCGCACCCAGCGCAACTCCCCGCTTTTGGCCGCCAGGGCATAGAGGGCGCCGTTCCAGGCCGGGACGAGGAGCAGATCGCCGACGCGCGTCAATCCGCCCTGGCGGTGATCATCGGCGGTCGACGGCGGATAGTCGAAGCGCCAGCGCACCTGGCCGTGGTCTCGGTCGAGGGCGACGACCTGCCGTCCCCAGGTCTGGACGTAGACGTTTTCCCCATCGAGAGCCGCGCCGCCGTCGATGACTTCCCCCAGGTCTTGCCGCCAGCGGAGGTTGCCCCGGCTATCGAGGGCGTAAAGGGTGCCGTCCCAGCCGCCGACGTAGAGTTCATCCCCGTCCTGGACCACCGGCGCATCGACGAAACCGCCCGTTTCCAAAGTCCAGGTTTCCTTGAAAATAAGGGCGTCGCGCGGACCGGTCCCTTCGATCCAGGCGGGCGCGGGGACAAGCGTCACCGTGCCGATGGCCGGATCCTGCTTGCGATCATAGATGGTCTGCGCCGCCTCTTCCGGATCGGCGGTTCCCCACCAGTTGTCGGGCAGATGCACATCGCCGGTGTAAAAATCGCCGAGGCGGAAGTTTTCGAGATTGCCGTAGAAATTGTTGTGCCGGATGTCGAGCGCGCGATCGTTCTCGAAGAGGAAGATCCCCGAGCCGTTGTGGCGGATGATGTTGCGGGTGATTTCCACCGTCGAGTTGCGGAAGTTGATCCCCTTCCCCTCGTTGTGCTCGATGAGGTTGTGGGCAAAGACGAAACGGGCCTGGCCGAGGCGGCTTCCGTCGATGTTGTGGCGGATGACGCAGTCTTCGACCCGGCCCTTGGTGAAGTGGGCGTGCAGAGTGTAGGCGGAATGGGCGATTTCGCAATGGCGCAGCACCGTCTCCCGGGAAAAATCGACACGGATTTCCAGCCAGTCGCCGGGCTGGGGCGCGGCCGCGGCACTGCGGAAACGGATCGGCGCGGCGCTCGTCCCCTCAGCCAGCAGGCGCCCCTCGACGATCAGCACGCCGTCGCCGAGTCCGTCGCGATCGTCGTCCCGGCGGACAAAGGCGATGTCCGTTCCCGGCTGGATGCGCAGCGTTGCCCCTTTGAAAACTTTGACGGAGCCGTCGATGACGACGGAACCGCACCATTCGGTGTCCTGATGAATTTCCAGATTGGCGAAGACCTGCGGCGGGGGCGAATGAGGCGGGCGGGATTGCGGGGCACAGGCACCGAAGAGCAGGATCAAAAGCAGAAGCAAGCGCACGGAGACCTCGCGAAAACTGGCGGAAAACCGTCGACAACAGGGAACCGGCGGGCGAAAGTTCATCAAAAACGAGGGGGTCAAATCCCCCCCCCGCCCCCCTTTTTCAAAGGGGGGGGAACCTCTTACCTCACGCAAACAGCTGATACAGCCAGCCGAGCAGCACCGAAACGGAAAGGCCCACGGCGAGAAAGGTCAGCACCACCCGTTTGCGGAAGAGGCCGAAGAGGGCGATGAGCGCCGGGATGCTGGAGACCGGCCCGGCCATGAGCAGGGTAAAGGCGGCCCCGCGATCCATCCCCCGCTCCAGCAGGCCGTGGAGGATGGGGATGATGGGAATCTGGTTGGTCGGTAGCGGCAGGCCGACAACGGCGGCGACCAGCACTGAAAAGACGCTCTTCTGCCCGGCCAGCAGGGTAATCCAGGACATCGGCACCAACGTGACGATGAGGGCTTCGAGAACGATGGCCAAGAGCAGGAACTTGCCGACGAAGAGGCCGGCGTCGAGGGTGCGGTCGAGGATGAAACGCAGCTTGCTCGCCCGGGGGACAATGCGCATGGTCTTGACCTCGATGCCGGCGGCGGCGCCGATCTCGGCGGCCGGGGCGAGGCTGCCGTCATCGCGGTAGATCGGTTTAAGGCGCACCAGATTCCCGGCGAGCCACCCCTGGTTCACCAGCGCCTGGGTGACAAAGCCGGCGGCCAGGCCGAGGACGGCGGCGCCGACGACCTTGAGCACGGCGAACTCCATCCCCAGGCCACGGTAGGTCAGCAGCAACGCGTCCGGCCCCATCACCGGCGAGGTGGTAAGCAGGGCCATGAGCGGCGCGATGGGGGTACCCATCAGCGCCAGGGAAATGACGATGGGCAGGATGCCGCAGGCGCACAGAGGGGAAACCATGCCGACGGCTACCGCCAGGACGATGCCGTAAGCCCCGGCGCGGTTGATGGAATCGCGGATACGCAGATCGAGACGGTAGCCCTTGATCAACCCGACCAGGACGATGGAGAGGAGAAAAAACCACCACATGCGGGTGATTTCTTCCCAGATGACGGTGAGGATCTGTAACAGAATGGAATCGGGCATCGGGCTCAGCGCTCCAGCAGGGTGACGGGATCGAGCTCGGTCGGGGCAATTTCCAGCAGCACCTCATCGGGGAGCGTCCAGAGCTGTTCCAGTACCTTATCGAGCACTTGGTTCACTTCCGACTGCCGCGCCGCCAGGGTGGTGGGGTCGAGCCCGGCGCGGTCGCGGTCGAGGGCATCGTCGAGACGGCGGTACTCCCCGGCGATGGCCAACGCCTCCGGGCGCAAGGCGACGCGAACGCCCCGGCCGTTGCGGTCATCGAACAGATCGAGCACATGCCGCCCCTCGTCGACTACCCGTATTTCATGGCAGCCGGTGGCGACGCGAATGCCGTCAAGGGCGCAGGTGTCGATATGGTAGACCGCCCGCCGCCGCAGGGAATCGACATGCGCCGTCGCCGCCCGACCGAGTCGCCCGCCGAGGGTGCTCATCGGGCAACGATGCCCGTGAAGGGCATAGATATCCGCGAAAAATTCCCGGCCTATCGACATCTCACTTTCCCGCCCACCCGATTCATCATTCATCATTCATCATTCATCATTCATCATTCAAAACTCGTAGTGATGCGGACAGTCCTGCTCGCGGATTTCAAAATATTTAGCCGTCATGTCCGGAGTCAGAAACTGACGAACCTCCTTCAGCGCCCGGGTGAAATGCTCCTGGGTGACCACCGCGGAATCTTCCTTGATGGCGTTGACCGTGGCCCGCTTGCAGAGGCTCTCGATATCCCAGCCGACGTAGCCCTCGGCTCGCTCCGCCAACTCGCGCCGATCGATACCGGGAGCGAGATTGGGCATTTTATCCATGTAGATATTGAGCATGCCGAGGCGGTCGATGGCAGTGGGGGGATGAACGAAGACCTTGCGGTTGAACCGTTTTTTCTCTTTGATCAACGCCTGATCGACGGTGTCGATGCGGTAGCAGGAGCCGAGGAGCATGACGTTCGGCACCTGATTGATGCGGTCGATCTGCTCGATGAAGAGGCGGTTCAGTTCCTTGTCGGCAAAGGTCGGCGGGATCGCCCGCAGGTTGCCGGGGCTCCACTCGTAATCGCAGCCGGCTCGGGGGCAGAGCCATTCGCAGTCGGAGACGAAGAGGACACAGGGAGCCTCGTGCACGGCGCAGTCGAAGGCCTCGACCAGTTCCGGCCCCTTGCCGAGCATCTCCTGGCCGGAGATGTAGACAAAGGAAACCCCCGCCTCCTTGGCACAGGCTTCGGCGAGCATGGTGATGCCGGTGCCCAAGGGCCCCCACATCATCACCCCGGCGGGAATGCCGAGGTTGTGCAGCTTGAGCATTTCCGGCTTTTTCAGCGGCAGGCAGACCATCTCCTTGAGGGTCTCCTTGACGTCGGCATAGCCGCCGATGTCGTCCCAGCCGAGGACCGGGTCACGCACTTCGTAAAAAATATTGGTCAGTTTGCGATGCATCGAACAAATCTCCTGTCTTGGTTACCCTGCGGTCCTTGTCGCCCAGAGCCCACATTTTGAGCAACAACCATGCCACCTTGACGCTTCAATCCCGCCATTATATGCTCTTCGCACCTTTCACCCCCAGCGCCGGGAGGGACCGATGAGCCAATACATCCTCGCCATCGACCAGGGAACGACGGGCACCACCGCCCTGCTCATCGACCGCGACCTTCAGGTGCGCGGCAAGACGACCGTCGACTTTCCCCAACACTACCCCCAACCGGGCTGGGTCGAGCACGATCCAGAGGAAATCTGGTTTTCCGTCATCCAGGCGATTCGCCGGGTGCTGGGGCAAAGCGGAATCGGCGGGACAGAGATCGCCGCCATCGGCATCACCAACCAGCGGGAAACCACCCTGCTCTGGGAGCGGGACAGCGGCCGACCGGCGCATAACGCCATCGTCTGGCAATGCCGGCGCAGCGCCGAAATCTGCCGGGAACTGAAGGAACGCGGGCTTGAGCCGCTCTTTCGCGAAAAGACCGGGCTGGTTCTCGACCCCTACTTTTCCGGCACCAAGCTCGCCTGGATGCTGCGCCGCTTTCCCGAACTGCGACGGCAGGCCGATAGCGGCCGGCTCGCCTTCGGCACCGTCGACAGCTTCCTCGCCTGGCGCCTGAGCGGCGGTGCCTGCCATCTCACCGACGTTTCCAACGCCTCGCGCACGTTGCTGATGAATCTGCACACCCTAGCCTGGGACGAGGAACTGCTGGGGATTCTCGACATCCCCCCGCGACTGCTCCCGGAAATCCGCCCTTCCGCCGACATCCACGGTCATACCCGGGGGCTCGACGTCCTTCCCGACGGCATCCCCATCGCCGGCATCGCCGGGGACCAGCAGTCGGCCCTTTTCGGCCAGCTCTGCTTCGAGACGGGGGAGGCCAAATGCACCTACGGCACCGGCGCCTTTCTGCTGGAAAACACCGGCAACCGGCCGGTCGTGAGCCGCAACGGCCTGCTCACCACCGTCGCCTGGCAGATCGGGGAGGAGGCTCGTTACGCCCTGGAAGGAAGCGCCTTCATCGCCGGCGCGGCGGTGCAATGGCTACGGGACGGCCTGGGCCTGATCCAGAACGCGGCGGAGATCGAACCTTTGGCCGCCTCGGTGCCGGACAGCGCCGGACTGGTCTTCGTCCCCGCCCTCACCGGCCTCGGCGCCCCGCACTGGAAGAGCGAGGTGCGCGGCGTCATCCACGGCATCACCCGGGGGACGACCTCCGCCCATCTGGCCCGCGCCACCCTCGAAGGGATCGCCCTGCAGATCCACGATCTGGTCCGGGCCATGAGCGAGGATCTCGGCCACCCTCTGCGCCACCTCAAAGTCGACGGCGGCGCCGCCGGCAACAATCTGCTCATGCAGTTGCAGGCCGATCTGCTTGAAACGCCGGTCATCCGCCCGGCCCTGCTCGACACCACCGCCCTCGGCGCGGCCTTCCTCGCCGGGCTGGCGGTCGGCTTCTGGCCCGACCCCGAAGCCCTGAAACAAAGCCGGCAGGAAGAAAGACCCTTCCTGCCGACCATGCCGGAATCGATGCGCACCGAGCTGCTAACGCGCTGGAACCGGGTTATTCAGGGGCTGTAGGGCAGCCACGGGGGGACTGTCCCTACAGGTCGTTGAGCAACCGGTAAATTTTCTGCTCCAGCTCCCAGATGCCGGCGGCGCGGTCGGCAGCGCCCTGTTCTTCCAGCAGAAGGCGGGCGCGATCGAGCTGATTGTGGGCTTTCAGCAGCACCGGGGTCAGATCGGCCTCCAGACGAATACGGGGAATTTCTCCCACCGCCTCGTAGAGTTCCGAAATCCCTTCCGTCGCCCTGCGGACCTCCCGCAGCTCCCGCCCTTCCTCTTCGCCGGACGCGCCGGTCATCTCCGCCAACACGGCCTGGACATCTACCACCAATTCTCTATAACGATCGGAAATGCTCATCGACTATGCTCCTTAGCTGACCTTCCGGAGTCCGCTGATTCCGGGTTGCAAGGGCACCATACTAGTTAAATCCCCCCGGGAAAACAACGAAAACCTTCCACCGGAAAACCGTTGACTCGGCTTTGCGCTTCTGTTAGCGTGCGAAGCACAATTTGTAACGCCCTAGGGGAGTGAACCACTGAGAGTCCTGGCAACAGGATGACCCTTTGAACCTGATCCGGATTATACCGGCGTAGGGAAGCGGCGCCCACCGAGAGAGCAATCTCCCGGCCAAGGCCGCTTTCATCGAGCGGCTTTTTTACGTTATGCAGATTGAAATCAACGAACGCCCCACCGAGATCGCCGCCGGCACCACCCTGGCGCAACTGCGGGATGCCGTCAAGCCCGAGGCCGACCTCTGCATCCGCAACGGCCATCCGGAAAGGGAGGACGTCTCTTTGGCCCCCGGCGACCGCGTGGTCTTCATCCGCCGCGGGGAAATTCCCGCCGCCGAAGACCTGGAAGCCTTGCTCGCCGCCCGCCACACCCCCGGCGTCCATGCCCGGATCAAGAGTGCGACGGTCGGCATCGCCGGTTGCGGCGGCCTCGGCTCGGCCATCGCCGTAGCTCTGGCCCGCACTGGCGTGGGGCATCTGATTCTCGCCGACTTCGATGTGGTCGAGCCCTCCAACCTCAACCGTCAGCAGTATTTCGTCGACCAAATCGGCCTGCCCAAGGTTCTGGCTTTGCGCGACAACCTTACGCGGATCAACCCCTACGTCCGGGTCACGGCCCACAACGAACGACTGACGCCGGAGAACATTCCCGCCCGCTTCGCCGCAGTGGATGTCTTGGTCGAAGCCTTCGACGCCGCCGACCAGAAAGCGATGCTTGCCCAAGTTTTTCTGAGCAAGGTGCCGGGCAAGCCACTGGTCATGGGCTCGGGGATGGCCGGTTTCGGCCCGTCCAACACCATCCTTACCCGCCGCGCTGCCGCCAACCTCTACCTGATCGGCGACGGCGAAACCGCCGCCCGCCCCGGCGAAGGGCTGATGGCGCCGCGGGTCGGCATCGCCGCCCATCACCAGGCCAACGCCGTGCTGCGTCTGCTGCTCGGCGAAGAACCGGCCTGAAACAAGGAAAACCATCATGAACATCACCCTCAACGGCAAGCCCCGCTCGCTCGACAACATTTCCACCGTCGCCGCCCTCCTCGACAGTCTGAACCTGGATCCGAACCGGGTCGCGGTCGAACACAACCGGGTCGTGCTCCTGATGGGGAATTTTGCCGCCACCCCTTTGCGCGATGGCGACGTGCTGGAAATCGTTCAGTTCGTCGGCGGCGGGTAAGTATCGGCAACTCGAGCAAAACAGATTAGGGCGAACACAAGGTTCGCCCCCACATGAGGATAAAGACAATGGATGAACTGATTATCGCCGGGCGCAAATTCAACTCGCGCCTGCTGGTCGGCACCGGCAAATTCGCCTCCAACGAACTGATGGCCCTAGCCATGGAGCAATCGGGCTGCGAAATCGTCACCGTCGCTCTGCGCCGGGTCGACATCGACAATCCCGGGGATGCCATGCTCAAGCACATCGACCCGAAAAAATACCTGTTGCTGCCCAATACCAGCGGCGCCCGGGATGCCGAGGAGGCCGTGCGCCTGGCGCGACTGGCCCGGGCCGCCGGCTGCGAGCCCTGGATCAAGCTGGAGGTCACCCCCGACCCCTACTATCTGCTCCCCGACCCCATCGAAACCCTGAAGGCGGCGGAAATCCTGGTCAAGGAGGGCTTCACCGTCCTTCCCTACATCAACGCCGACCCGGTGCTAGCCAAGCGCCTGCAGGAAGTCGGCACCGCCACCGTCATGCCCCTGGGCGCGCCGATCGGTACCAACAAGGGGGTGCGCACCGCCGACAGCATCGCCATCATCATCGAGCAGGCGATCGTCCCGGTAGTGGTCGACGCCGGTCTCGGTGCCCCCTCCCACGCCGCCCTGGCCATGGAAATGGGGGCCGACGCGGTCCTGGTCAACACCGCCCTGGCGGTAACGCCCAATCCCGGGAAGATGGCGGCGGCCTTCAAAAAAGGCGTGGAAGCCGGACGCGAAGCCTTCCTCGCCGGTCTCGGCGAACAGCGTCAGAAAGCCGAAGCCTCGAGCCCGCTGACCGGGTTTCTGCGGGAGTAAACATAGGCGTCTCTCGCCCGTTCGCTGCGCTCACTAGAGTTCGCAGAGAGCGCAGAGTAAAAACAAGACCTTAAAGCTTTAGGGTTTTCTCTGTGTCCTCTGCGAGCTCTAGCGACTGTAAGGAGCGGGCGCGAGGCCGATTTTAAGGTGTTAAACAAAATGACATTTCTCGACATTATCAACCAGTATGATCCCCAGCAGGTGCGCGAAAGCATCGAGGCCAAGACCTCTAGCGACGTGGAGCGGGCGCTGGCGGCGGAGCGGTTGCGGCCCGACGATTTGCAGGCGCTGCTGTCGCCGGCCGCCGCCGGCTATCTCGAAGAGATGGCGGCCCGCGCCAACCGGCTGACCTTGCAGCGCTTCGGGAAAAACATCCTGATGTACGCCCCGCTGTACATCTCCAACCTCTGCACCAACGGCTGCCGCTACTGCGGTTTTTCCGCCAGCAACCAGGTGCCGCGCCGCACCCTGAGCCTCGACGAGGTCTGGACCGAGGCCAAGGTGCTGTACGATCTCGGTTTCCGCCATATCCTGCTGGTCACCGGCGAATCGCCGAAGGCGGTGGACAACGACTACCTGGCCGCCTGCGTACGTCGCATTCAGCCGTTGTTCAGTTCGATTTCCATCGAGGTCTACCCGATGGAAACCGAAGGCTACCGGCAGATGGTCGAAGCGGGGGTCGACGGTCTGACCGTCTACCAGGAAACCTACGACCGCGCTCTGTACCAGGAAATGCACCCCTTCGGCAAGAAACGCGACTACGATTTTCGTCTGCTCACCCCCGAGCGCGGGGGAGCCGCCGGTCTGCGCCGCATCGGCCTCGGCTTTCTCCTCGGCCTCGGTGAGTTCCGCAGTGAAGCCTTCTTCCTCGGCCTGCACGCCCTGCACCTCTCCCGCCATTACTGGCGTACCCAGGTGAGCGTCTCCTTTCCCCGCATCCGCCCGGCGGACGGCGGTTTCCAGCCCCTGCACCCGGTCTCCGATCGCCACTTCGTCCAGCTGCTCTGCACCCTGCGCCTGCTCCTGCCCGACGCCGGGCTGGTCCTTTCCACCCGCGAGAGCGCGGCCCTGCGAAACAACCTGCTCCCCCTGGGGATCACCCAGATGAGCGCCGGTTCCTGCACCGCCCCCGGCGGCTATGCCGACAAGGATCTGAGCACCCAGCAGTTCGCCATCGACGACGACCGCAGCCCCGAGGAAGTCTGCCGGCTGATCCGTGCCAGCGGTTACGAGGCGGTGTGGAAGGATTGGGACGGCGCCTTTCTCGACCACAGCAAGGCGGTGTAGGGGCGGCCCCCTGTGGCCGCCCCCTCCCGCGGAAAACAATCAATCATGGCCAATCCCGTCGATTTCAACCTTTATCTGATCACCGATCGCCGCCAGGTTCCCGGCGGCGATCTGCTTTCCGCGGTGCGCGCCGCCCTGCGCGGCGGGGTGCGGGCCGTGCAGTTGCGGGAGAAGGATCTCACCGCCCGGGAGCTGCTTCCCCTGGCCCGCGAACTGCGGAGCCTGACCAGCGAATTCGGCGCGAAACTGCTGATCAACGACCGCATCGACCTGGCTCTGGCGGTGGCGGCCGACGGCGTCCATCTCGGCGGCCACTCCCTGCCCGTCGCCGAGGCCCGCGCCCTCCTCGGCCCAACGAAGCTGATCGGCCTCTCCACCCATCACCAAGAGGAAATCTCCCGCGCCGCTCGCGAAGGTGCCGATTTCGTCACCTTCGGCCCGGTCTGGTTCACTCCCTCCAAAGCCCCCTACGGCGCGCCGGTCGGTCTCGATGCCTTGCGCCAGGCCTGTGCCGACGCCCCCCTCCCCGTCTTCCCCCTCGGCGGCGTCAACGCCGCGCGCATCCCTGAACTGACTACCGCCGGCTGTTCTCGCGCTGCCTGCATCGGTGCCGTCCTCGCCGCCCCCGCGCCGGAAAACGCGGCCCGTGACCTGCTGCGGCTCATTTCTCCCGACTCACTTCAGTAACCACCAGCGGTGCCAAGCCGGGGAGCCGGAAGGCTCCTCCGGCCCCTACCTTCATGAATAGATTGCCATACACATGCGCCGTTTCCGAAGAATGTTATACTTGATCACGACTATCATCTTTCTTCCCTCTTGACGGGGTCGGTTCGACGAAGTTTACCGAATCGCGGCTCCAGGGTCGGTACATGAAAGAAACGGCGGGATTACTTCACGAGCGACTGCACACGGCCCTGCTTGAGTTGCTGGAGGCCTGGCCCCTGGCGATGATCGGTTTTGATTCCGAGGGCCACATCCTTCTCTGGAATCGTGCCGCTGAAAAAATGCTCGGCTGGCGTGCCGCGGAAGTTCTCGGGCGGACCGGCGCGGAACTGCACGGCGACTCTCACCATCATTACGATCAGGAGTTTTCCCGCGCCCTGACCGGCGAAACCTTGACCAACCAGGAAAAACGCCATCCCACCAAATCCGGCGGGCTGATCGATGTCAGCTGGTCGGCCTCCCCGCTGCCCGACGGCGACGGCAATGCCGCAGGCATCCTCGTTCTGATGGAAGACATCACCCGACGCAAGCAGCTGGAGTGGGCCTTGCTGGAATCGGAGCGCTTCTCTCGCGATATCGTCGATGCCCTGCCGCAGAATATCGCCATTCTCGATGAAGAAGGAACGATCATCGCCGTCAACAAGGCCTGGCGGGACTTCGCCGCCGCCCACAGCTCCCAGCCCGAGCGTCTGTGCGAAGGGGTCAACTACCTTCAGGTCTGTGACCGCGCCACCGGTCAGGGCGCCCAG of Desulfuromonas acetexigens contains these proteins:
- a CDS encoding PQQ-binding-like beta-propeller repeat protein; the encoded protein is MRLLLLLILLFGACAPQSRPPHSPPPQVFANLEIHQDTEWCGSVVIDGSVKVFKGATLRIQPGTDIAFVRRDDDRDGLGDGVLIVEGRLLAEGTSAAPIRFRSAAAAPQPGDWLEIRVDFSRETVLRHCEIAHSAYTLHAHFTKGRVEDCVIRHNIDGSRLGQARFVFAHNLIEHNEGKGINFRNSTVEITRNIIRHNGSGIFLFENDRALDIRHNNFYGNLENFRLGDFYTGDVHLPDNWWGTADPEEAAQTIYDRKQDPAIGTVTLVPAPAWIEGTGPRDALIFKETWTLETGGFVDAPVVQDGDELYVGGWDGTLYALDSRGNLRWRQDLGEVIDGGAALDGENVYVQTWGRQVVALDRDHGQVRWRFDYPPSTADDHRQGGLTRVGDLLLVPAWNGALYALAAKSGELRWVREIGRPLRCAPAVAGERLYVASGDGTLAAVGLDGTLLWRVNHGSPLLATPALAEGGPLVVERAGRLSAYDADGHLRWRRELGEPCYYAAPLVADGAVYLATAGGTLWKLNAVTGTVIWRRAGLGPVYATPTLHDGRLLVGDNDGVLHLIGVDSGEEVANWTVGGAIQSPPLVVGDQVIFGARDGRVHGVRLERAEATVGR
- a CDS encoding permease; this translates as MPDSILLQILTVIWEEITRMWWFFLLSIVLVGLIKGYRLDLRIRDSINRAGAYGIVLAVAVGMVSPLCACGILPIVISLALMGTPIAPLMALLTTSPVMGPDALLLTYRGLGMEFAVLKVVGAAVLGLAAGFVTQALVNQGWLAGNLVRLKPIYRDDGSLAPAAEIGAAAGIEVKTMRIVPRASKLRFILDRTLDAGLFVGKFLLLAIVLEALIVTLVPMSWITLLAGQKSVFSVLVAAVVGLPLPTNQIPIIPILHGLLERGMDRGAAFTLLMAGPVSSIPALIALFGLFRKRVVLTFLAVGLSVSVLLGWLYQLFA
- a CDS encoding FmdE family protein, which codes for MSIGREFFADIYALHGHRCPMSTLGGRLGRAATAHVDSLRRRAVYHIDTCALDGIRVATGCHEIRVVDEGRHVLDLFDDRNGRGVRVALRPEALAIAGEYRRLDDALDRDRAGLDPTTLAARQSEVNQVLDKVLEQLWTLPDEVLLEIAPTELDPVTLLER
- a CDS encoding AAA family ATPase, whose product is MHRKLTNIFYEVRDPVLGWDDIGGYADVKETLKEMVCLPLKKPEMLKLHNLGIPAGVMMWGPLGTGITMLAEACAKEAGVSFVYISGQEMLGKGPELVEAFDCAVHEAPCVLFVSDCEWLCPRAGCDYEWSPGNLRAIPPTFADKELNRLFIEQIDRINQVPNVMLLGSCYRIDTVDQALIKEKKRFNRKVFVHPPTAIDRLGMLNIYMDKMPNLAPGIDRRELAERAEGYVGWDIESLCKRATVNAIKEDSAVVTQEHFTRALKEVRQFLTPDMTAKYFEIREQDCPHHYEF
- the glpK gene encoding glycerol kinase GlpK, translated to MSQYILAIDQGTTGTTALLIDRDLQVRGKTTVDFPQHYPQPGWVEHDPEEIWFSVIQAIRRVLGQSGIGGTEIAAIGITNQRETTLLWERDSGRPAHNAIVWQCRRSAEICRELKERGLEPLFREKTGLVLDPYFSGTKLAWMLRRFPELRRQADSGRLAFGTVDSFLAWRLSGGACHLTDVSNASRTLLMNLHTLAWDEELLGILDIPPRLLPEIRPSADIHGHTRGLDVLPDGIPIAGIAGDQQSALFGQLCFETGEAKCTYGTGAFLLENTGNRPVVSRNGLLTTVAWQIGEEARYALEGSAFIAGAAVQWLRDGLGLIQNAAEIEPLAASVPDSAGLVFVPALTGLGAPHWKSEVRGVIHGITRGTTSAHLARATLEGIALQIHDLVRAMSEDLGHPLRHLKVDGGAAGNNLLMQLQADLLETPVIRPALLDTTALGAAFLAGLAVGFWPDPEALKQSRQEERPFLPTMPESMRTELLTRWNRVIQGL
- the thiF gene encoding sulfur carrier protein ThiS adenylyltransferase ThiF encodes the protein MQIEINERPTEIAAGTTLAQLRDAVKPEADLCIRNGHPEREDVSLAPGDRVVFIRRGEIPAAEDLEALLAARHTPGVHARIKSATVGIAGCGGLGSAIAVALARTGVGHLILADFDVVEPSNLNRQQYFVDQIGLPKVLALRDNLTRINPYVRVTAHNERLTPENIPARFAAVDVLVEAFDAADQKAMLAQVFLSKVPGKPLVMGSGMAGFGPSNTILTRRAAANLYLIGDGETAARPGEGLMAPRVGIAAHHQANAVLRLLLGEEPA
- the thiS gene encoding sulfur carrier protein ThiS gives rise to the protein MNITLNGKPRSLDNISTVAALLDSLNLDPNRVAVEHNRVVLLMGNFAATPLRDGDVLEIVQFVGGG
- a CDS encoding thiazole synthase, giving the protein MDELIIAGRKFNSRLLVGTGKFASNELMALAMEQSGCEIVTVALRRVDIDNPGDAMLKHIDPKKYLLLPNTSGARDAEEAVRLARLARAAGCEPWIKLEVTPDPYYLLPDPIETLKAAEILVKEGFTVLPYINADPVLAKRLQEVGTATVMPLGAPIGTNKGVRTADSIAIIIEQAIVPVVVDAGLGAPSHAALAMEMGADAVLVNTALAVTPNPGKMAAAFKKGVEAGREAFLAGLGEQRQKAEASSPLTGFLRE
- the thiH gene encoding 2-iminoacetate synthase ThiH, whose amino-acid sequence is MTFLDIINQYDPQQVRESIEAKTSSDVERALAAERLRPDDLQALLSPAAAGYLEEMAARANRLTLQRFGKNILMYAPLYISNLCTNGCRYCGFSASNQVPRRTLSLDEVWTEAKVLYDLGFRHILLVTGESPKAVDNDYLAACVRRIQPLFSSISIEVYPMETEGYRQMVEAGVDGLTVYQETYDRALYQEMHPFGKKRDYDFRLLTPERGGAAGLRRIGLGFLLGLGEFRSEAFFLGLHALHLSRHYWRTQVSVSFPRIRPADGGFQPLHPVSDRHFVQLLCTLRLLLPDAGLVLSTRESAALRNNLLPLGITQMSAGSCTAPGGYADKDLSTQQFAIDDDRSPEEVCRLIRASGYEAVWKDWDGAFLDHSKAV
- the thiE gene encoding thiamine phosphate synthase; translated protein: MANPVDFNLYLITDRRQVPGGDLLSAVRAALRGGVRAVQLREKDLTARELLPLARELRSLTSEFGAKLLINDRIDLALAVAADGVHLGGHSLPVAEARALLGPTKLIGLSTHHQEEISRAAREGADFVTFGPVWFTPSKAPYGAPVGLDALRQACADAPLPVFPLGGVNAARIPELTTAGCSRAACIGAVLAAPAPENAARDLLRLISPDSLQ